From the genome of Rhododendron vialii isolate Sample 1 chromosome 10a, ASM3025357v1:
AAAGGCAATAGATTTACTCATTGTAATGCTTCAGAATTTGAAGAACAACAGACTGGGTTAGGATTTGATTGTGAAGTTGACTTCTCATTCCAGTCATGTGATGGATCGCAGGCACCTGATACTAATGTCTTTTCTACCAAAGACCATTTCATGCAGAATGAAATATTTGCCGcagaaaaatcaaaagacaATACAGACTTCATTTTAGATTATAGTTTGGAGAATGGGCATCTCAATATGGCTGGCGACAAGAGCAATGGTTATACAGGGAGTGCATTATCTTTCGATTCTTCCGAAATTTGCAATGAGGTGGACAATTTCAGCAACTATTTTACAAAACCCTTTTTGCGGCATTGCTCCACTTGGAAAACCCCTGATAGAGAATCGTTGGTTAGTTCTGAAGGATTTGACTTTCAGATGGATGGCTTTAGGACCAAACGAAAGCGGCTTGAACGTAACCTGGTTGATGTTGGAGAAATGGATGACATTGACCAGAGGTTTGCCTTTGGTCAAAGGAATCAATGGCTTGATGAGGTTGCAGATGTTAGTCATTTTGGCTCTTCCGATCGTCCTTTTGATTCTGAACATTCTCCTGTTATGTCAGATTCATCTTTTCTGACCAAATCGCTTGGTGTAGAGAAATTCTTTGGTGAGAATGCTCTTGAAAGTTGCGTTAAATATGATATTGGCTCTAGATACGACACTCTGGAAGACTGGGAAATTAGGGACCATAGTTTCCGTTTCAATGATACTATTCAAAATAGCTCAACCCATGGAAACTGCTCCCCATCAAGGTGGACAAACATGTGCTCAGATTCCAAAAGTTGTGAAAGTTTCTCAGGAGACAGTCTTGGAATTTGCCAACAACACAAACCATATGATGCTGTTTATCCTGAAGATTTGGATGTGTTAAGTGATGACAGAGAGTGGTTATGTTTAGACTCACATGGTAAACATAATGGTAACTTGCATGCGACGTCACGCCGCTTTTCTTCAGCAATTAACAGGGACAAGGTTGAAAACCAAAAAGATCAGCTGACATATCATGAGAAAGAGTATGTTTGTAAGAAAAGGCCAAGAAGAAGCCATTCAGCTCCGCCATTCTACAGAGACAAGAAAAAATTCATTGCTTTGAATGATCATTTGGTCATGTCAGATGGGAAAACAAAAATCCACCCCGCCAGTGATGACGTCCCTACTTCAGAAGGTTTTTTTCTTGTACCAACAGTTTGTGCGATTTATTTGCTTTACAAGTGTGCCAGAACAACTGAGATATGTGTGTGTTTTGCAGAAACTACTGAGTTGATGTATTCACAGAGATCAGCCGGTGTATGTAAACTACACTCTGAGCCAAGTTCTGTGGAGGACCAATTGATCTATACCCGGTATCACGATCTTTGCGTTTCCATGTTAACCCTAAATTGATAGCTCAAATCTGCATTTCTAACTTCACTGAGTGCTTGCTTCCAGACCAGAGAAGAAAGCGGTGGACATGAGTGACTTTCAAGATTTTACAATGGAAAAGAAGTCAGAGGACCACATTGACAGTATGAATTCAGGTGAAGGTAACTGCTTGTTAAGTGAGAGCATGCATTAAGTTATGCTTCTCCCTGATTTATGGGAGAGAATTATGTAGGATGCTAGCTTGGacttttaatttcataatttcttgttaattttacattttcccttttctagAGCCTGCATATTTACTAGCATTATAAATGCATTGGTGGATAACCTATGTTCTATACATGTGTATTTGTACTTCATTTTTCACCAGTTTTTCTAAATTGTTTCTCACTTTCTAGTTATCTCAGTTATCTTCCTATAAGAATGCCATATTTTTGATATTATGCTTTCTTATCCTTCAGACATTCAAGATCCTTCAGATTCTGGGATAAAATGGCGGAAGTGCTGTCCCAGCACTGCAGTTGAGTACCCTAAAAATTCACTTTAAAATTTTCCACTATGGTACTTTCTTCTAGAGAATTTGGGTTTTTCAAGTTATGTGAGTAGTGATTACAAAGTTTTTTGCAATAGCAGCATGCAGGAAAATTACGTTGTGCTCACAATGAGGATACTGTGCTTGATGTCTCTTCTGGCATCTTGCACCTAGCTGGTGATTCATTGGTTCCTGAATCCATCAATAAGAATTTTTTGGTAGACGCTCAAGTTCTTCAACAGGTGGATAAGAAATTCATTCCAGTGGTCGGTAGTGGAGTACTTGCGATTATCGACCAGGTTTGCTTCCAGCTTGTGCTTTTCATTACTAACAGATTAGGACTTCTGTGTAATCTTAATTGTAACTGGTAGTGAAATGCATGTAACATAGGGTTCTTAAAGTTGATTAAGACATCAAAATAGAGTTTCTCCAATGATAAAATTGTAACTGGGAAATCATGTCAGCATGTCACTAGATGGCTAGTAAACTCACACCACACTGATTTTCTGTTATTAAttgattttactattttacaGCATGCTGCAGATGAAAGGATCCGCCTGGAAGAATTGCGTCAAAAGGTGAATGTTTTAGTATTGTCATTTCAATCTTTTTAATGGCATCTGTGCGGTGGCTTAGTAGACTGGTGAAAATTCTTAGGTGTTATCCGAAGGAAAGAAGACAGTCACCTATTTGGACAGTGAGCAAAAGTTGGTATGTGAATCTCATGGTATATTTTGGGTTTATATTGTGAGCTGATAGCCCTAAATTCTGGTCTAAGTTTTACATCTGTCTGGTATACTTGAAtgggtttttgttgttttcaaaCATGTCAACAGGTCCTGCCTGAAATTGAGTACCAGTTATTACACACTTATGCTGAACAGATTCAAAGCTGGGGTTGGCTCTGCAATATTCATGCTCGGGGCTCaaagtcttttaaaaagtaATATGAACACTCCTGCTCACCAATCGTTATGCAAATGATgttaaggttgtgtttggatcttggatttgtggagggattACAAGGGAtttccctccacaaatccaaGCTATgttatcctttttcttttccttccacaAATCTAAGGTCTAAATACTACCCAAATGATAATAACTGCAATTCTGGTGGTGTTGACCAAATTGGTCTCAGATGTTTGTTAAACTGGGAACCTTTGTTTATTAGTATCATCCATTTTTCCCAAGGTTTCTGCGACCTGCactttttttctgcattttcacAGGAATTTGAATCTTCTACGCAAGCAGCCAACTGTTGTCACACTTGTTGCGGtaaaccacctctctctctctctctctctctctctcacacacacacacacacacacacacacacacacacacacacgttcACACACATGTATGAGCTAAATCAATTTGATTCTCTTGATTCCCAATAGTGTATTGTCTATATACAGGCACACTTGCCCATGGAAGGAATTGATATTCCCACAGGAGCTATTTTTATTTCTACAGGCAGACACCACTGATCAATTTACTTTTTACATGGTTTTGGATGACAAAATAAACTCTAGCTTAGGGTTATGCTATGGACCTTCATTGTTATGCTGATACTACATTGTGATTACTGGTCTCGTTACTGAGTGTAAGAATTGTGGTGACATGTAGGTTCCATGCATACTTGGAGTCAATTTGACGGATGTAGATCTCTTAGAATTTCTTCAACAGGTAATTTGGAGTTCTTAATGTTACTTTGTCCATGGTCTGTAGTTTTTTTCCCTCCTGATTATCATTGTTGATCTGACTCCGATTATTTTTACAATCAATAGCTTGCTGAAACAGATGGATCATCCACAATACCACCATCTGTCCATCGGGTCCTTAATTTTAAAGCTTGTAGAGGTACAATCAATGTATCGTTAGAGTAATTGCTAGATATATTCATCATTTAGCTGGAGAGTGCAAATATCGCAAACAAGTTGTAGCCATGAGACTCATACTTCGTTTCTTTTCCGCTTCCACTGGAATCAAAGCTTCTGCGGGGGTGTATTTTCCTGACTTTGCTTATCGGTTTTGTTATTTAGGCGCAATCATGTTTGGGGACACGTTGCTACCTTCAGAGTGTTCCCTGATTGTTGAAGAGCTGAAGCAGACCTCATTGTGTTTCCAAGTGAGTTGATCATACCtctgctcatttttttttgggtctataCAAAAGTGTGTGTACATGTTTAAataccccccctctctctctccccccgtgtgtgtgtgtgcgtacgtgtagagagagagggagggagggagggagggggaggCTTTGGGTTGAATAATACCGGAGAGTTTGTTCTGCAGTGTGCTCATGGGCGACCAACAACCGTGCCTCTTGTCAACTTGGAAGCATTGCATAAGCAGATAGCAAAGCTTGGATCATGGAGTGGTGGCTCAAATGGATCGTGGCACGGTTTACGTCAACATCAACTCAGTTTAGAACGTGCATCCCACCGTTTAAGCTCGGCTATTGGCAATGGTTGATGAGATGCCCCATGGTTTTTCCAGTCTTAGTGATGCCTGCTTGGCTGTGATTTTTCGTGTCCTTTGTATTCATTGTGAGCTTATTCTTTTAATTCATCGTGTATAGTGTATGGTAAATTCCATTTGATAGTAGAAGTATTAATAATACGGTTATAACAGTGCAACAACCAGTGTAGAGTGACAATTGTACGGATGAGTCATGTACTTTTGTAATGCCAGTTATATGCAGATAATAAAATTCACCCCTGTTTGTAATGCTGTTATATAAACTAACCAAgcttgctgttaaaaaaaaaaaaagtttgaacatatttttgaagctcgttaagttttgAACCAATCTCGAACAAATTATTACTTGACTCGTTTGACTTATGATGTAGgagtataaaaaattcaatctcCTCTAGATCGGTTCGTGGTCAACTCGATTAAAGCTCTTTTGAGATTGGTACATCTCATCAACAAACCAAGCTCGaatatatttttgaagcttgttaagtttcaaaccaaatttgaataATTATATGCTCTGCTCGTTTATCAAATGCAGGAACGGACACCGGAAAATAttggttggaacttggaacGGCTAGTCTATTGTTTGCCTCCTCTCTCGCTCTTCATTTCCGTGTAAGAGATATACCGATAACAGCAATGGCCTACGGTTTCTTCGCATGgtgggaaaagaagagaaaggagaagTTTTTCCACTTATTTGAATAACTCATAgtgagagggggggggggggggggtgcgggggggggggaggggggggggggggtgtgggttGGCGGGGGAAAGGATTTAAATTGATCCATTTGGTTTCTCCCTGAAACTCTTCACttttgatgagatttggtgagaaaccagactcctttcttttctctctttctcacgaTGCAAAGAGCCTACTAGGGAGAATAGAAGGCAGAATTTGGCAAATCAGCTTATACGTCAAACCACAGACTTGGCAATAAGCTTATAAGTCCGACACAAAAATGCTTAATTTTTCTCCTCGAACAAATTTGAAAATCTAGCTGAAGAAGGTTATTTATATTTCTTATCTTGGGTTTCCTGGCTacttttgcaacaacaaaagaatAACAGCTTGAAGCTGTGAATAAAACGGGGCGTAAGTCGTAAGTGGAATAGGCAGAAGCAGGCACGGCTTTACCAATGCACATGGTGAAGTACAATGCTAAATACAAACTTCTCCTGCAGGCAGCGATGGCAAACTCTGGGGTGAGCCTGAGAGCGATAGCTGAAAGCTCCAGACAGGGAAAATCAACTTCAGGAGCTTCCAATTGTGTCGCACTCAACAATTCAGAATGATAGAATGAAAGAAGAGCTGATCTCCTAAATGAGTGAATTTACAGTTCCTCGCCAATGATCTTGTAAAGCATTCAATTAGGAATACATcagcaaaatcattttcttgattttccctCTATCCTACCTACATACAACGAAATTTTGGAACAGTTTAACCATGTACAACAGTATCAGGTATCCAGAATGGCTCAACCCGGTTGGTCAAGAGTCTCTGGGCTGTCCGTAGCGGCGCACAAAGCCTTCCAGATTGGGATTAACATTTTGACTGGTGGTCGTAGTTCCTGGAAAATGGATCAAGTGTTTATGACTCAGTACGGGGAGGAAGGGTGGGAGAAAGTAGAAAAGAACCACACacactaaggctccgtttgtttggatgtaaaatgttttacagtgtaaaatattttttcagaaaacaaaactttaaacttttattttcaattGTAAAGTCCATGACAAGGTCGTATCTGGTGTTTGCAATAAAGTTCATCGTGAATCACTAAGCTAGAATCAACACCACAAAACAACATAGGATTTAGGTATGAGACAACATCATATTCTTACCTTGAAAACTAACACAAGTTCTTCTTCCTCACGCACAATCAGAGACAAGCTCCAGTAACAAGTGACTGGGGTCACACATTCACTTAGGACAGGTTTCAAGATCTTGTCAATGGGAATGAAGCGGTGGATTGTTCTCCCTCtatatgaaaggaaaaaaaaggagataaTCTTACTAGTTGAGCACGTGGTtagaataagcaaaacaaaacaaaaccctataCCAACAGAGTAAGCAATGATCCTATCTTTATGAGTCGAAGAACCACATAGCAACGGATCCAAGCATACAGTGATCCACAGTTGTCTCGCCGGACAAAGATGGTTGGTCCAGGGAAGAAGGGAGGGAGAGATATAGCTGCTAAATATTACTTGGAGATATAGATCCAGTGCAAATATACGGCGTactttattaaccaatacttCTTCAACTATTGCAGAAACAAAGTAACGACCAAAAACATCTTTAAGAAGGGGTATGGGCATTTATCGTCTTGTATGCATTGTGATCCAAGAAATGAGCAATGAGCAACGGTATCCAATATGAACACTAGTATTGATGaaccaaaattttccttttcagaACGACACCTAACAATTAGCCGAATAGAATAGTAAGATCCACAGTCGATAATTGGAAAATATTAATGTTACCTTCGGTAATGAGTTTCAAGTTGGACCCCAAAAGCTGGCATAATTATGACGGACTCTGAAACATACAAACACAGACATAGGAAAATGTGAAACATGCTTCCCAAAATGAATGACATATCTAACTATTCTTCTGGGAAAGAGATAAGAAAAGGCAGAAGACTCAAGACAAGGGTCTCAAGATATAACTGCAATCTTACCTCATCAATTACCAAACTATCAACTACAATAGCGAAGATTCAGTTTAGCATTATTCTTTTAAAAATGTTAGGATTCTGGCTTTTCAAAATTACGTCCGTTAACAAAAAGTGTTGTATTCCAATCAAGGGGCTTACACTCCAGATAGAACTTGGTCATAAGTCTACTGTGTTTGTGGCATATAGTCATTCGTATAGAAGAAAAAAGATAGCGGTTCGTTatattcataatattttcaaaGACGGAAGCAACTCAGAAAAAATTGGGCAGTCCAACAATTCAAAGTTGTGCGGAAACTATGCAATTCAATCTAATTTTATCTAAAAAAAGTCAACTTCATATTTCAGGCTCTTGCAAAAGGGGTGTGAGTTCAATTTCTTATGCAATAGTCACTAATTGCACAAATGCACTTCCACAGACTTCAGAAGTTTAAAGCAAATTAAGAGACTTTCGCAAGTaccaaatttggtacacacaAGTGGGATTCCATTGATCGGTCAATAGTTTGAAAGCTTTCCAATACTTGATAATTAAGGAACTCAGAATGCATGAAACAAGAGAAAGCACCAGAATTGACAATAATTGCATTGAGAAGATGTAAAGTTGGAAGGCATCACATAAGCCGAAAATAGTGAAAGCGTGTTGAAATAACTTATCTGACTGAGATCTGAATCACAAATCTAGATAGTCCAATAATGTTATACGAACCAAAACTTTTTacaggaaagaagaaaacaatgacaAAAAACGTTAACGCATGACAAACAATATATGATAatagaaatacaaaagaaaaggtCCTCTGGTCATGCATACCTCCAACAAAGACAAAATGATGTCTAACCATCCAAATTAGTTCGACTATGGATAAACACAAACTAATACATTAACTCCCAGACAAATATCCGCGGGACTCTAGGATATGAAAAGTACTGTTTACCAGTTTCTCACCTTTCTCCACTGGCTTCCGAAGAAAAACAACGACAAGGGTTGCACTTAGAAGTAAGCTCCAAAGAAGCATGTTACTTGATTCACCCTGCTGTTTGTTGGATCATACCCCTATGTCAGTAACAACGGATATGACTACCGTCCCATAACAATGTAACCTGTTATGCACGCCTCAAATTCAACAATAACATTTTTTCTATACAAAATAAACCAAGCATCTGAATTTgcacaaataaattttttataaagCCACCACAGGTCTTTATGGGAACTAATGTTCTTTCTCTTCCATGGTTTATGTGTGATGTCTATGTTCTTGATATCATTAATTCAGACaacctttcttctttcttctgttCTATTTCCCCAATATAGTTACATCAATTAGTAAACACACATAGGGCTGTTAACGAGCCGCTTCAAGCTGAGTAGTGGGTTGTCAACATGGGCGGATCCAATGAAAGGCCAAGGGGGTCAGGTTTCCCTTGGATTCCTATGAGCATGTATAATCTTCCATTTAACTCCGAAAAAATACACTAGTgctcaatgttctaaaagtcgctaggcgctagtcgggtggctggccaccttcgagcgattaatcggattaatcAGTGCATATTTATTAGTAATCGGTGATTAGTCGTTAGTcagacctaatcggataggcccagCCAGCGAtaaatcgccgattaattccttgttttaggaCAAGGCTAGTGCTCTTGTTAGTTCAATCTATCACCTCTCATAAGCCTCACAAAGTAATAAAATTAATTTGCTCCATCAtgtttctttcaaaaatcacttttccTCTTATCTTTATTGGATTATAGGACAAATATTTTAACTTCTTACATGATTCTGTAGTTAGGCTACAGTTCGCCCGATTTTCATGTCGAATAACAACTTATCTTCAAAGTATACGAAACAGGACCAAAAACAACAGTGGATTTGATTGGGAAGAAAAAATTTCGAGATCATAATCAATAAATACAAGTACCGAATTTATGGATCCGGCAGTGGCTATCAAGCAAAGTTCGAAAAAAGAAATGTCCAAACTTGATTTATCAAACCACCCCAAATAAGCTTTACTCAAAATGAGTACTCAAGTACAGCTACAATACACGAACAAGaagtccttattaaaaaaaaaaattggcaaaaaaatgcAGACTTTCACTAAACCCTAGCACAaccaaaagtgcaaaaaattgCAGAATCAGATGTGAAGgattaataaatttaaaatagtGAATATATTCATGTTCCTAAATGGACAAAATTTACAGTAAGAATCGTTATTTTCGTGAAGTTGGTAAATTACCTTGAGCGAAGAGAGGGAAAACGCAGTTGCAGTGAGAAGAAGGGCAGAGAGGAATGCGAGGAGAAGCTTTGAATTCGTGTTGTTGTGGAGGAGGACGTTGTGTGCGTCAATGGCTTCAAGAGGGCCCTTCGTATGATCGTCGTGTAGGTATGTGTATCGAGAATTCGCCATACAGGATTCAGCCGCCATTttcagggagagagagagagagagagagagagagagagagagagaagattggaAGTAGAAACCAGATGAGATCATGAAACCACCACACAATGCGGAGAGGTAAAATATTGACAGAGGATCCGGGTCTGTGCGCTAGTGGGGTGACGTAGTGCCAAAAGAATGTCTGATGGGGAGAATGGAGCGTAGGTCTCAGACCGAGACCACTGCCCCAACGTGAAATTGTGAAGTAGTAGTATTTTCTTGATAAACAAAAGGGTGGGAGGAGGTGATTAGGGTAGCAAGTAGCAACCCCCTAGGGTGACTTAAGGCTTTCGACCCATTGTGAAATGTATGGTTCGAATCATAACTATTGTTCGTGAGAACAAATAGTCATCACAGCACCATCCAAGTACTAGATGGTAGTGATACATTTTCTCCTTTGGCGAGATTTGAACCTGAGTTATTTCTGTGGGTGAGAACTGTCCTGCCATCTAGGCCACTTCCATCGGCGGTGAAATTACATAGTTAGAAACAAGATTTTGAATTCCGTGCCATACCGGTTGTTACAGGTATTCATCAGAGCATCAATTTCTCAGACCGAGATTAGTGCGCGCTATGGATTCACCCCAAGATCGAACAATGTTTTTGGtagcttttcattttcttttgtcctCTCGTTGGTAATTAGGCTTGTCTTGTGTTAACTCTACTGGTTGCTGTGGTGATCAATCGGGCTTTCTCATTCATGAGAATTATTTAAACCCTAGCCTCGAAAATGGGATGAATGACGATATTCTCGCGAGTTATATGCTATCGAGAAAGACATTGGTCGACTCGTCGATGTTGGTTCCATTATAATTTATAGCCTCGAATAAATATTAAGTCTATAAACGCACGCGCGCACACACATAAACACACGCACGTTCCTTCCCTTCGACATTTCGGGCGTTTCTTTGCTGCTGTTGTTAGATCTGTGATTCGACCAAAACTTTTCGGACGTTTCTCTTGCAAGTTTTGTTGGTGCGAAGGTCGTCAGATGGCATTGTATGGTGTTGGTGGGGTTGCTTGACGACCTTGTACGGCGGTGGTTGGGTAGAggttggagttgcttttgttggACTTTTTTGATTGTTGTCATTTCTTAGTGTTGTTGTagaatgtttttatttttgggttggCTCTTCCGTTAGTTAGTGACATAGGATTAACGGACGGGTTGGGTGTGGTACGATGCCTTGTATTTTCTATCATTTTAACCTctgatttataaaaaaaaatttgccattTAAATAAACAAGACACATTTCTAAAACTCATCTGTATTATTGAATCCTCACCCACACGCCAGTACTTGGTATACCAGAATGCACAACAAATAGCATATAATACCCCGGTGGTGAAATCTCAGCCGTTGAAGGCCCAACTACATCTACCCTATACGCATTGGGCCCCACCATGGAGACCCCAGTCGTCCTCATCACCACCATCCGTTGATTCATGCCGAATGAGTGCGTAGTAAACGATGGTGCAACCATCCTCACTGAAACAATTCCCATTCTCAGAAACATTGACACACTAAACGTCACTGAAAATGATTGGTTGTACGCCAAAGTACCCCTGGCATTTGTAACTGTAGGACGGATTGGTCGGTACTCTGGTGCTAGGTATGGCGGTGAATAAGCTTCCAGGCTGAGGTCAGTTGGGTAATTTACCCCACTGAAGTTGTAGAACACGTGTGGGTTGCTACCCCCGACTATAATACGCCCATCAGTTATTAACACCGATGTGGAATGGTACATTCTGGGCCGTGTTGCTGGGCCCATGACCAAGAATCGAGTGCCCGGGCCCATTGCTTGTGGATGGTAAATCACGGGTCGGGTAACCGGATTTCTGCCAAACTCCCACCCCGCGGTACCCGACCCGGCACCGTTGATGATGATCACATCCCCAGTAGGTAGAATTACCATGTCGCCCATCACACGTGCCATGGGCATGGTCTCCATTGCCCAACTAGGATTTTCGTCCGTGACTTTTATTCGTCCGCACG
Proteins encoded in this window:
- the LOC131304111 gene encoding DNA mismatch repair protein MLH3 isoform X1 — protein: MGGIKHLPEAVHSSVRSGIILFDFARVVEELIFNSLDAGATKIFVFQISVAVGVGTCYVKVVDNGVGITRDGLVLLGERYATSKFDQLTETNAVTRSFGFRGEALSSISDVSLLEVITKAHGRPNGYRKVVKGCKCLYLEIDDGRQDVGTTVIVRDLFYNQPVRRRHIKSSTKKVLQSVKNCALRIALIHPKVLFKVVDTESDDVLFSTAPSSSTLSLLTSGFGIELSSSLHELSVSDGVLKLLGYMSTPCDTSSAKVFQYVYINSRYICKGPIHKLLNQLATRFNYLDQQQDKIGTHNAKRSRSQTSATYILNLICPRSWYDITFEPSNTSVEFKDWFPLIGFIEKSVTRFWSEKLSYGYSLGHVSEEDNVRRDTDKTLSLEEDLPMKYEIPKRRREMQPEESDIMYYPKGNRFTHCNASEFEEQQTGLGFDCEVDFSFQSCDGSQAPDTNVFSTKDHFMQNEIFAAEKSKDNTDFILDYSLENGHLNMAGDKSNGYTGSALSFDSSEICNEVDNFSNYFTKPFLRHCSTWKTPDRESLVSSEGFDFQMDGFRTKRKRLERNLVDVGEMDDIDQRFAFGQRNQWLDEVADVSHFGSSDRPFDSEHSPVMSDSSFLTKSLGVEKFFGENALESCVKYDIGSRYDTLEDWEIRDHSFRFNDTIQNSSTHGNCSPSRWTNMCSDSKSCESFSGDSLGICQQHKPYDAVYPEDLDVLSDDREWLCLDSHGKHNGNLHATSRRFSSAINRDKVENQKDQLTYHEKEYVCKKRPRRSHSAPPFYRDKKKFIALNDHLVMSDGKTKIHPASDDVPTSEETTELMYSQRSAGVCKLHSEPSSVEDQLIYTRPEKKAVDMSDFQDFTMEKKSEDHIDSMNSGEDIQDPSDSGIKWRKCCPSTAQHAGKLRCAHNEDTVLDVSSGILHLAGDSLVPESINKNFLVDAQVLQQVDKKFIPVVGSGVLAIIDQHAADERIRLEELRQKVLSEGKKTVTYLDSEQKLVLPEIEYQLLHTYAEQIQSWGWLCNIHARGSKSFKKNLNLLRKQPTVVTLVAVPCILGVNLTDVDLLEFLQQLAETDGSSTIPPSVHRVLNFKACRGAIMFGDTLLPSECSLIVEELKQTSLCFQCAHGRPTTVPLVNLEALHKQIAKLGSWSGGSNGSWHGLRQHQLSLERASHRLSSAIGNG
- the LOC131304111 gene encoding DNA mismatch repair protein MLH3 isoform X3; translated protein: MGGIKHLPEAVHSSVRSGIILFDFARVVEELIFNSLDAGATKIFVFQISVAVGVGTCYVKVVDNGVGITRDGLVLLGERYATSKFDQLTETNAVTRSFGFRGEALSSISDVSLLEVITKAHGRPNGYRKVVKGCKCLYLEIDDGRQDVGTTVIVRDLFYNQPVRRRHIKSSTKKVLQSVKNCALRIALIHPKVLFKVVDTESDDVLFSTAPSSSTLSLLTSGFGIELSSSLHELSVSDGVLKLLGYMSTPCDTSSAKVFQYVYINSRYICKGPIHKLLNQLATRFNYLDQQQDKIGTHNAKRSRSQTSATYILNLICPRSWYDITFEPSNTSVEFKDWFPLIGFIEKSVTRFWSEKLSYGYSLGHVSEEDNVRRDTDKTLSLEEDLPMKYEIPKRRREMQPEESDIMYYPKGNRFTHCNASEFEEQQTGLGFDCEVDFSFQSCDGSQAPDTNVFSTKDHFMQNEIFAAEKSKDNTDFILDYSLENGHLNMAGDKSNGYTGSALSFDSSEICNEVDNFSNYFTKPFLRHCSTWKTPDRESLVSSEGFDFQMDGFRTKRKRLERNLVDVGEMDDIDQRFAFGQRNQWLDEVADVSHFGSSDRPFDSEHSPVMSDSSFLTKSLGVEKFFGENALESCVKYDIGSRYDTLEDWEIRDHSFRFNDTIQNSSTHGNCSPSRWTNMCSDSKSCESFSGDSLGICQQHKPYDAVYPEDLDVLSDDREWLCLDSHGKHNGNLHATSRRFSSAINRDKVENQKDQLTYHEKEYVCKKRPRRSHSAPPFYRDKKKFIALNDHLVMSDGKTKIHPASDDVPTSEETTELMYSQRSAGVCKLHSEPSSVEDQLIYTRPEKKAVDMSDFQDFTMEKKSEDHIDSMNSDIQDPSDSGIKWRKCCPSTAQHAGKLRCAHNEDTVLDVSSGILHLAGDSLVPESINKNFLVDAQVLQQVDKKFIPVVGSGVLAIIDQHAADERIRLEELRQKVLSEGKKTVTYLDSEQKLVLPEIEYQLLHTYAEQIQSWGWLCNIHARGSKSFKKNLNLLRKQPTVVTLVAVPCILGVNLTDVDLLEFLQQLAETDGSSTIPPSVHRVLNFKACRGAIMFGDTLLPSECSLIVEELKQTSLCFQCAHGRPTTVPLVNLEALHKQIAKLGSWSGGSNGSWHGLRQHQLSLERASHRLSSAIGNG
- the LOC131304111 gene encoding DNA mismatch repair protein MLH3 isoform X5, with the protein product MGGIKHLPEAVHSSVRSGIILFDFARVVEELIFNSLDAGATKISVAVGVGTCYVKVVDNGVGITRDGLVLLGERYATSKFDQLTETNAVTRSFGFRGEALSSISDVSLLEVITKAHGRPNGYRKVVKGCKCLYLEIDDGRQDVGTTVIVRDLFYNQPVRRRHIKSSTKKVLQSVKNCALRIALIHPKVLFKVVDTESDDVLFSTAPSSSTLSLLTSGFGIELSSSLHELSVSDGVLKLLGYMSTPCDTSSAKVFQYVYINSRYICKGPIHKLLNQLATRFNYLDQQQDKIGTHNAKRSRSQTSATYILNLICPRSWYDITFEPSNTSVEFKDWFPLIGFIEKSVTRFWSEKLSYGYSLGHVSEEDNVRRDTDKTLSLEEDLPMKYEIPKRRREMQPEESDIMYYPKGNRFTHCNASEFEEQQTGLGFDCEVDFSFQSCDGSQAPDTNVFSTKDHFMQNEIFAAEKSKDNTDFILDYSLENGHLNMAGDKSNGYTGSALSFDSSEICNEVDNFSNYFTKPFLRHCSTWKTPDRESLVSSEGFDFQMDGFRTKRKRLERNLVDVGEMDDIDQRFAFGQRNQWLDEVADVSHFGSSDRPFDSEHSPVMSDSSFLTKSLGVEKFFGENALESCVKYDIGSRYDTLEDWEIRDHSFRFNDTIQNSSTHGNCSPSRWTNMCSDSKSCESFSGDSLGICQQHKPYDAVYPEDLDVLSDDREWLCLDSHGKHNGNLHATSRRFSSAINRDKVENQKDQLTYHEKEYVCKKRPRRSHSAPPFYRDKKKFIALNDHLVMSDGKTKIHPASDDVPTSEETTELMYSQRSAGVCKLHSEPSSVEDQLIYTRPEKKAVDMSDFQDFTMEKKSEDHIDSMNSGEDIQDPSDSGIKWRKCCPSTAQHAGKLRCAHNEDTVLDVSSGILHLAGDSLVPESINKNFLVDAQVLQQVDKKFIPVVGSGVLAIIDQHAADERIRLEELRQKVLSEGKKTVTYLDSEQKLVLPEIEYQLLHTYAEQIQSWGWLCNIHARGSKSFKKNLNLLRKQPTVVTLVAVPCILGVNLTDVDLLEFLQQLAETDGSSTIPPSVHRVLNFKACRGAIMFGDTLLPSECSLIVEELKQTSLCFQCAHGRPTTVPLVNLEALHKQIAKLGSWSGGSNGSWHGLRQHQLSLERASHRLSSAIGNG